A single genomic interval of Argopecten irradians isolate NY chromosome 8, Ai_NY, whole genome shotgun sequence harbors:
- the LOC138329548 gene encoding sodium-dependent glucose transporter 1-like → MMQDMEEEEVTFDEAGLLDNKQKRPRSSVWCQGIIKILCLSLAFFSLGLCIAIPGPTLIDLGERVQTDTSHMALVFTARSVGYLFGALVGGFLFDIFDKQLLLCVTLFLASLATCVIPWALTLVVLAVMFSLQGIAMGVLDTGGNALCVRIWGKRSSPYIQAMHFAFGIGAFIAPLLSQPFLHEVSLANTTHPITDGSQLWRLMINNNSSLRIKREDSKDIQNLTQSLNESSSFMTSLKPNTSLTSFMTSLKPNTSLTEINGTMTTTIGPTTTTVKAVKPNASDKHLDIHCADGACTNKNGDDSADTEAEKNNTPAPSTPPPPKTEKSNVNVTMTSTSQGLENDENGNVTNITPPESTTNKLTAIPNLSSNIPNPTPKPTITPKPTTTPEPTTQKPTTQKPTTPKPTTPNPTTPNPTTPKPTTQKPTTPKQTTPKTTTPKPTTQKPTTPKQTTPKPTTTTIDLDCFACIGVNGSNLHIDGEITTSVNTSNVSDTTTLATETSTAIKPQTVGDMFNSVVQSVKNMSKIQFSYTIIAALLLVNAIIFLVLFCHDKGKGDLDLMAQREKENYVQNSCVRLTILLVMFLFFLSYIGMETTYGGLIMTFTVEYMDWNKNQGAIVTAIFWGSLAAGRGFSIFIAGCCKPHCMLIIDLLMVIGGATMLSFVVNKYSFILWLGTLFLGLGMSSIFPTGLAWTEQYFRMTGKSTAVLVTGSALGQMIIPVATGYTIDKVNKMYLMYVVLILSVFCTVLFILMQLLASKCSKVSVSQNGFMPLRSEDSIEMDGMSYGTTEDSTRRRLLPAYNDVEYDQLPQDGDFELD, encoded by the exons GGGCTATGTATTGCCATCCCTGGCCCTACCCTGATAGACCTTGGAGAGCGTGTTCAGACTGACACCTCACACATGGCCCTTGTGTTTACTGCCCGTTCAGTGGGTTACCTGTTCGGGGCCCTTGTCGGAggattcctgtttgatatattCGACAAACAACTACTGCTGTGTGTGACACTGTTCCTCGCCTCGTTGGCTACCTGTGTGATCCCATGGGCACTAACTCTTGTCGTACTGGCTGTAATGTTCTCTCTTCAAGGCATCGCCATGGGGGTACTCGATACAG GTGGGAATGCTCTTTGTGTGAGAATCTGGGGCAAGAGGAGTTCACCATACATACAGGCCATGCACTTTGCCTTTGGTATAGGAGCATTCATTGCACCACTACTATCACAGCCTTTTCTCCACGAGGTTTCCCTGGCCAACACCACACATCCTATCACAGATGGCAGTCAACTATGGAGACTGATGATCAACAACAACTCTTCTTTACGAATCAAACGTGAGGATTCCAAAGACATTCAAAATTTGACCCAATCATTGAATGAATCTTCAAGTTTTATGACATCTCTGAAACCAAACACGTCATTGACAAGTTTTATGACATCTCTGAAACCAAACACGTCATTGACAGAGATTAATGGTACCATGACAACAACTATAGGCCCTACTACCACAACAGTGAAAGCGGTGAAGCCAAATGCAAGTGACAAACATCTAGATATACATTGTGCAGATGGTGCATGTACAAATAAAAATGGTGATGATTCAGCAGATACAGAGGCTGAAAAGAATAATACTCCTGCTCCttcaacaccaccaccaccaaagACCGAGAAGTCAAATGTTAATGTAACTATGACTTCAACGAGTCAAGGTCTTGAAAATGATGAGAATGGTAATGTTACCAACATAACTCCGCCTGAGAGCACAACAAATAAACTAACAGCTATCCCAAATTTGTCATCCAATATTCCAAATCCTACACCTAAACCTACCATAACTCCAAAGCCAACTACAACTCCAGAACCAACAACACAAAAGCCAACAACACAAAAGCCAACAACTCCGAAACCAACAACTCCAAATCCAACAACTCCAAATCCAACAACTCCGAAACCAACAACACAAAAGCCAACCACTCCAAAACAAACAACTCCTAAAACAACAACTCCAAAACCAACAACACAAAAGCCAACAACTCCAAAACAAACAACtccaaaaccaacaacaacaacaattgaTTTGGATTGCTTTGCTTGTATTGGAGTCAATGGAAGTAATCTTCATATAGATGGAGAAATTACAACCAGTGTCAATACATCTAATGTGTCCGACACAACTACACTCGCCACGGAGACAAGTACAGCCATTAAACCTCAGACAGTAGGTGACATGTTTAATTCTGTTGTGCAATCAGTCAAAAACATGTCCAAGATTCAGTTTTCGTATACCATCATAGCAGCATTATTGCTTGTGAATGCAATCATATTTTTGGTCCTCTTCTGTCATGACAAGGGCAAGGGAGATCTTGACCTTATGGCCCAGAGGGAGAAGGAGAACTATGTCCAGAACTCATGTGTACGACTTACCATACTCCTCGTCATGTTTCTGTTCTTCCTGTCCTATATTGGCATGGAGACGACGTACGGTGGACTGATTATGACCTTCACTGTGGAGTATATGGATTGGAATAAGAACCAGGGAGCCATTGTGACTGCTATCTTCTGGGGTTCCCTGGCTGCTGGACGCGGCTTCTCTATCTTCATTGCTGGGTGTTGTAAACCCCACTGCATGTTGATAATAGACCTCCTAATGGTAATAGGAGGGGCTACAATGTTGAGCTTTGTTGTAAATAAATACAGTTTTATTCTCTGGCTAGGGACGTTATTCCTAGGATTGGGGATGTCATCCATTTTCCCCACTGGCCTAGCCTGGACAGAACAATATTTCCGAATGACAGGCAAGTCCACTGCAGTTCTAGTGACTGGCTCTGCTCTCGGACAGATGATCATTCCTGTTGCTACGGGATACACAATTGACAAGGTAAACAAGATGTACCTGATGTATGTAGTGTTGATTCTCAGTGTGTTCTGTACTGTGCTATTCATACTGATGCAGTTGTTAGCATCCAAATGTAGCAAGGTGTCTGTCTCACAGAACGGATTCATGCCTTTACGTAGTGAGGATAGTATCGAGATGGACGGCATGTCGTACGGTACCACGGAGGATTCCACAAGGAGGAGACTCCTACCAGCTTACAACGATGTTGAGTATGACCAACTACCACAAGATGGTGATTTTGAATTAGATTAA